The following proteins are co-located in the Bradyrhizobium sp. AZCC 2176 genome:
- a CDS encoding DUF4089 domain-containing protein produces the protein MAADPLNNYIDAVAKALALPVEEAWRPAIRANLEVSLRLARLVDEFPLPDETEPASVYIA, from the coding sequence ATGGCTGCCGACCCCCTGAATAATTACATCGACGCTGTTGCGAAAGCGCTCGCGCTGCCGGTCGAGGAAGCCTGGCGTCCCGCCATACGCGCGAACCTCGAAGTGTCGCTGAGGCTGGCGCGGCTGGTCGACGAGTTTCCGCTGCCGGATGAAACCGAGCCGGCCAGCGTCTACATTGCGTGA
- a CDS encoding aminoglycoside phosphotransferase family protein: protein MTASLPAFTDYEPFRAWREEPAQWVPIALDIARSHGLACAAPHVFATGTNVVMALDEKLILKIFPPFLRSQCVSERGSLAQLRGRLRIAIPEIVAEGERDGWPYLVITRLPGILGAQAWPSLPEQEKERVLAEIGETVAEVQRAPIGALARIEPDWGGFMRGQIAGCRARHERLGLPQKFLDGLDELLRDAAALIPFDKPPVILIGEYIPENFLLRRDGDRWHLAGLFDFGDVMTGWGEYDLLGPSAFMTAGMPRRVRSLFVGYGYSAAEINSDLKRRLMALMLLHRASDPVRHVCIEGWQEKAADLLELQDLLWPI, encoded by the coding sequence ATGACTGCATCACTGCCGGCATTCACAGATTACGAGCCCTTCCGGGCCTGGCGCGAAGAGCCGGCGCAATGGGTGCCGATCGCGCTCGACATCGCCCGCAGCCACGGCCTGGCGTGCGCGGCACCGCATGTCTTCGCCACCGGCACCAACGTCGTCATGGCGCTTGACGAGAAACTCATCCTGAAGATTTTCCCGCCCTTTCTTCGTTCCCAATGCGTCTCGGAACGCGGCTCGCTCGCGCAGCTTCGCGGACGGCTTCGGATCGCGATCCCCGAAATCGTCGCCGAAGGCGAGCGCGACGGATGGCCCTATCTCGTCATCACGCGGCTGCCGGGCATCCTGGGCGCGCAAGCGTGGCCGTCTCTGCCGGAACAGGAAAAGGAGCGTGTGCTGGCGGAAATCGGCGAGACCGTTGCCGAGGTGCAGCGCGCCCCGATCGGCGCGTTGGCCCGGATCGAGCCGGACTGGGGCGGTTTCATGCGAGGGCAAATCGCGGGATGCCGCGCCCGGCACGAGCGCCTCGGATTGCCGCAGAAATTCCTGGATGGGCTGGACGAATTGCTGCGCGATGCGGCGGCGCTCATTCCGTTCGACAAGCCGCCGGTGATTCTGATCGGCGAATATATTCCGGAGAATTTCCTGTTGAGGCGCGATGGCGACCGCTGGCACCTCGCGGGCCTGTTCGATTTCGGCGACGTGATGACCGGGTGGGGCGAATATGACCTGCTTGGCCCGAGCGCCTTCATGACCGCCGGCATGCCGCGTCGCGTGCGAAGTCTTTTTGTGGGGTACGGATATTCAGCCGCGGAGATCAATTCCGACCTGAAGCGGCGGCTGATGGCGCTGATGCTGCTCCATCGGGCGAGCGATCCCGTCAGGCACGTCTGTATCGAGGGATGGCAAGAGAAGGCCGCTGACCTCCTCGAATTGCAGGATTTGCTTTGGCCGATTTGA
- a CDS encoding sensor histidine kinase: MPIRWRILSIAALNSAVVVVLAVLIWNGAKVLDSAWDDVRQVRESDKILALLESETSRLQNLIHRYINQPSPELFAEILLLREAVLGTLTTRAANDPMLSGSVARLEHVTDRFLNGFGELRAVQATITKTYEQQVLGPAREMAGLYSIIEGATGHRDAQIWPSLGRSREAFTAMLVAANAYYLSPASASAEDARRNTETIEKTIPVMTDLADNDLQRMALTRLQARTVALREGMAKLTEQLAIRTELLRNTIDASQAEAIGVIDELSGKMRQREQKAQETFDRTLSAISRRVLSIAVMFLGVILSAGVLIALSIRLPLQQILAAMHAITSGNYDRRVQGTTARDEVGAMARAVDVFRENAIAKRKTEDELRASKERAESALLELNTAQQNLIDAERLAALGGLVAGVAHEVNNPIGISLTVASSFARRAETFEQELRTEPLRRSKLDEFVKSSRDAAGQLVANLHRAGELIQSFKQVAVDRSHAERRQFNLSEATDQIVASLKPVLKKAAITLSVDVPEGLFIDGYPGSYGQILTNLFLNAANHAFTDGRSGAISISARGRGSDDVEIIFADNGAGMTPDVQRQAFDPFFTTRRNEGGTGLGLHIVYNLVTQQLGGRMMLESRLGQGTTFRIIMPKVAKGGSTSTDQTAADGTSQWPNRTMSST; the protein is encoded by the coding sequence GTGCCGATCCGCTGGCGCATCCTGTCGATCGCGGCATTGAACTCCGCCGTCGTCGTGGTGCTCGCCGTATTGATCTGGAACGGCGCCAAGGTGCTGGATTCGGCCTGGGACGACGTCCGGCAGGTCCGGGAGTCCGACAAGATCCTGGCGCTGCTGGAAAGCGAAACCAGCCGGCTGCAGAACCTGATCCACCGCTACATCAACCAGCCGAGCCCGGAGCTGTTCGCCGAGATCCTGCTGCTGCGCGAAGCGGTGCTCGGCACCCTCACCACGCGCGCCGCCAACGACCCGATGCTGTCAGGATCGGTCGCGCGGCTCGAGCACGTCACCGACCGTTTCCTCAACGGCTTTGGCGAATTGCGCGCCGTGCAGGCCACCATCACCAAGACCTATGAGCAGCAGGTGCTGGGCCCCGCGCGCGAAATGGCCGGGCTGTATTCGATCATCGAGGGCGCCACCGGCCATCGCGACGCGCAGATCTGGCCGTCGCTCGGAAGATCCCGTGAAGCGTTCACGGCCATGCTGGTCGCCGCCAACGCCTATTATCTGTCGCCCGCCTCGGCCTCCGCTGAGGACGCCCGCAGAAATACCGAGACGATCGAGAAGACCATCCCCGTGATGACCGACCTCGCCGACAACGACCTGCAGCGCATGGCGCTGACGCGGCTGCAGGCGCGCACCGTGGCGCTGCGCGAGGGGATGGCCAAGCTGACCGAGCAACTCGCGATCCGGACCGAACTGCTGCGCAACACCATCGACGCCAGCCAGGCCGAGGCCATCGGCGTCATCGACGAGTTGTCGGGCAAGATGCGCCAGCGCGAGCAGAAGGCGCAGGAGACATTCGACAGGACGCTGTCGGCCATCTCGCGCCGGGTGCTGTCGATCGCCGTGATGTTCCTCGGCGTCATCCTGTCCGCCGGCGTTCTGATCGCGCTCTCGATCCGTCTGCCGCTGCAGCAGATCCTGGCGGCGATGCATGCGATCACCTCCGGCAACTACGATCGCCGCGTCCAGGGCACCACCGCCAGGGACGAGGTCGGCGCCATGGCGCGCGCGGTGGACGTGTTCCGCGAAAACGCCATCGCCAAGCGCAAGACCGAGGACGAGCTGCGCGCCTCGAAGGAACGGGCCGAAAGCGCGCTGCTCGAACTCAACACCGCGCAGCAGAACCTGATCGACGCCGAACGGCTGGCGGCACTCGGCGGGCTGGTCGCCGGCGTCGCCCATGAGGTCAACAACCCGATCGGCATCAGCCTGACGGTGGCCTCGAGCTTCGCGCGCCGGGCTGAGACGTTCGAGCAGGAATTGCGCACCGAGCCGCTGCGCCGCTCCAAGCTCGACGAATTCGTCAAGAGCTCGCGCGATGCAGCAGGGCAACTGGTGGCGAACCTGCACCGCGCTGGCGAGCTGATCCAGTCGTTCAAGCAGGTGGCGGTGGACCGCTCGCATGCCGAGCGCCGGCAATTCAACCTGAGCGAGGCCACCGACCAGATCGTCGCCAGCCTGAAGCCGGTGCTGAAGAAGGCGGCGATCACGCTGTCGGTGGACGTGCCGGAAGGGCTTTTCATCGACGGCTATCCCGGCTCCTACGGCCAGATATTAACCAATCTCTTCCTCAACGCCGCCAATCATGCCTTTACCGACGGCCGTTCCGGGGCGATCTCGATCTCGGCACGGGGGCGCGGCAGCGACGATGTCGAGATCATTTTTGCCGACAACGGGGCCGGAATGACGCCGGACGTGCAGCGGCAGGCGTTCGACCCCTTCTTTACGACGCGCCGCAACGAAGGCGGTACCGGGCTGGGCTTGCATATCGTCTATAATCTTGTCACTCAACAGCTCGGCGGCCGGATGATGCTGGAGTCAAGGCTGGGACAAGGCACCACCTTCCGCATTATCATGCCGAAAGTCGCCAAGGGCGGATCCACGAGTACAGACCAGACAGCAGCCGACGGAACTTCTCAATGGCCGAACAGGACGATGTCCTCCACCTGA
- the ugpB gene encoding sn-glycerol-3-phosphate ABC transporter substrate-binding protein UgpB — protein MRVRRAGTSPARQSRIVTVKLVLRFLQFAALAATALASPAQAATEIMWWHAMSGELGKQLEKLAADFNASQADYRIVPTYKGNYTETVTAAIFAFRSRSQPAIVQVNEIATATMMAAKGAIYPVYELMRDQSEPFAPEAYLPAVTGYYSDVAGNMLSFPFNVSTPILYYNKDLFRAAGLDPEVAPKTWAEVGAAAKRLRAAGSPCGLTTSWPSWVHVENFSAFHNLPLATRANGFGGLDAELTFNNQDVVRHIAQLAEWQATKVFYYGGRGQSAEPRFQKGECAIFIGSSGTRADIKANSKFEVGYGMVPYRPEIAGAPQNSIIGGATLWVLRDRPRTEYTGVARFFAYLSKPEVQAAWHQNTGYLPITRAAFDLTRAQGFYDRDPGAAIGIEQLTLKPPTENSKGIRLGSFVLIRGVIDEELEQVFSGKQSAQAALDLAVERGNRLLRQFERANPDR, from the coding sequence ATGAGGGTGCGGCGAGCAGGTACATCGCCGGCGCGGCAGAGCAGGATAGTCACCGTGAAATTGGTCTTGAGATTCTTGCAATTCGCAGCGCTCGCCGCCACCGCGCTTGCGTCTCCGGCGCAGGCCGCCACCGAGATCATGTGGTGGCACGCGATGTCGGGGGAACTCGGCAAGCAGCTCGAAAAGCTGGCGGCCGATTTCAATGCGTCGCAGGCCGACTACCGGATCGTGCCGACCTACAAGGGCAACTACACCGAGACGGTGACAGCGGCGATCTTTGCATTCCGTTCGCGAAGCCAGCCCGCCATCGTTCAGGTCAACGAGATCGCGACCGCGACCATGATGGCGGCAAAGGGCGCGATCTATCCGGTATACGAATTGATGCGCGACCAGTCGGAGCCGTTCGCGCCGGAGGCGTATCTGCCGGCCGTGACCGGCTATTATTCCGACGTCGCCGGCAACATGCTGTCGTTCCCGTTCAATGTCTCGACGCCGATCCTTTATTACAATAAGGATCTGTTCCGTGCCGCCGGTCTCGATCCGGAGGTGGCGCCGAAGACCTGGGCCGAGGTCGGCGCTGCGGCGAAGCGCCTGCGCGCGGCCGGTTCGCCCTGCGGGCTCACCACCTCCTGGCCCTCCTGGGTCCATGTCGAGAATTTTTCCGCATTCCACAATCTGCCGCTGGCGACCCGGGCCAATGGCTTTGGCGGGCTCGATGCGGAGCTGACTTTCAATAACCAGGACGTGGTGCGGCACATCGCGCAGCTTGCAGAATGGCAGGCGACGAAAGTTTTCTACTATGGCGGCCGCGGGCAATCTGCCGAGCCGCGCTTTCAAAAAGGCGAATGTGCGATCTTCATCGGCTCGTCCGGGACGCGCGCGGACATCAAGGCCAATTCCAAATTCGAGGTCGGTTACGGCATGGTCCCGTACCGGCCCGAAATCGCCGGTGCCCCGCAAAACTCCATCATCGGCGGCGCCACCCTATGGGTGCTGCGCGACCGGCCGCGTACCGAATACACCGGCGTCGCGCGATTCTTCGCCTATCTCTCGAAGCCGGAAGTCCAGGCCGCCTGGCATCAGAACACCGGTTATCTGCCGATCACCCGCGCCGCCTTCGACCTCACCCGCGCACAGGGCTTTTACGATCGCGATCCCGGCGCGGCGATCGGTATCGAGCAACTGACCTTGAAGCCGCCGACCGAGAACTCGAAGGGAATCCGGCTTGGGTCCTTTGTGCTGATCCGCGGCGTGATCGACGAAGAACTCGAGCAGGTTTTCAGCGGCAAGCAGTCCGCGCAGGCAGCGCTTGATCTCGCCGTCGAGCGCGGCAACCGCCTGCTGCGCCAGTTCGAGCGGGCGAACCCGGATAGATAG
- a CDS encoding ABC transporter ATP-binding protein, with the protein MTAQPLLDVSDLTVEFTTRRGIVKAVQHVNISVAKGETLGIVGESGSGKSVTSYAVMRILDRAGRIADGSVMFSGIDVKAASENEMRDLRGREISMIFQNPRAALNPIRKVGDQIEDVLRQHVQSAASDRGEKAIEALEQVKIARPRERYHAYPFELSGGMCQRVVIALALACNPQLLIADEPTTGLDVTTQKAVMDLIVELTKRRHMSTILITHDLGLAAAYCDRVVVMEKGRVVETAKSADIFARPEHAYTKKLMRATPRIGVSLRDLLPEDETPVMAGHSRPKNGVASARQCPAIHHSSEGSSSVMDPRVKPGGDDITKPLLLVEKLVKEYPRQGASAVLSKLFSRKPPVEAAIFRAVDGIGFTVGHGESVGLVGESGCGKSTTSMMVMRLLDQTSGRILFDGEEIGAILPQAFARLPLRKSIQMVFQDPTDSLNPRFTAVRAIADPLLQLGDVKGRDALRARCEELAGLVGLPVNLLDRFPHQLSGGQKARVGIARAIALHPKLVILDEPTAALDVSVQAVVLNLLQDLKQSMGMSYLFVSHDLNVVRLLCDRVIVMRAGRIVEQGTSERVLGDPQDAYTKELLTAIPHPPLPVH; encoded by the coding sequence ATGACCGCCCAGCCTTTGCTCGACGTCAGCGATCTCACCGTCGAATTCACCACGCGACGCGGCATCGTGAAAGCCGTGCAGCACGTCAACATTTCCGTGGCCAAGGGCGAGACGCTCGGCATCGTCGGCGAATCCGGCTCCGGCAAGTCGGTGACGTCGTATGCCGTGATGCGGATTCTCGACCGTGCCGGCAGGATCGCCGACGGTTCGGTGATGTTCTCCGGCATCGACGTCAAGGCCGCGAGTGAAAACGAGATGCGCGATCTGCGCGGCCGCGAAATCTCGATGATTTTTCAGAACCCGCGCGCCGCACTCAATCCGATCCGGAAAGTGGGCGATCAGATCGAGGATGTGCTGCGCCAGCACGTGCAGAGCGCGGCCAGCGACCGCGGCGAAAAGGCGATCGAGGCGCTGGAGCAGGTCAAGATCGCGCGCCCGCGCGAGCGCTACCATGCCTACCCGTTCGAACTCTCCGGCGGCATGTGCCAGCGCGTGGTGATCGCGCTGGCGCTGGCCTGCAATCCGCAGCTCCTGATCGCGGACGAGCCGACCACGGGGCTCGACGTCACCACGCAGAAGGCGGTGATGGATCTGATCGTGGAACTAACGAAGCGCCGGCACATGTCGACGATCCTGATCACGCATGATCTCGGGCTCGCCGCCGCCTATTGCGACCGCGTGGTGGTGATGGAAAAGGGCCGGGTGGTGGAGACGGCGAAGTCGGCGGATATTTTTGCCAGGCCCGAGCACGCCTATACCAAGAAACTGATGCGCGCGACGCCGAGGATCGGGGTGTCGTTGCGGGATCTGCTGCCGGAGGACGAGACTCCTGTCATGGCCGGGCATAGCCGTCCGAAGAACGGCGTCGCTTCCGCTCGCCAATGCCCGGCCATCCATCACTCTTCAGAAGGCTCTTCTTCAGTGATGGACCCCCGGGTCAAGCCCGGGGGTGACGACATCACCAAGCCCCTCCTCCTCGTCGAAAAGCTGGTGAAGGAATATCCGCGCCAGGGCGCCAGCGCGGTGTTGTCAAAACTGTTCTCCCGCAAGCCGCCGGTCGAAGCCGCGATATTCCGCGCGGTTGACGGCATCGGCTTCACCGTCGGCCATGGCGAGAGCGTCGGCCTGGTCGGCGAATCCGGCTGCGGCAAGTCGACGACCTCGATGATGGTGATGCGTCTGCTCGACCAGACCTCCGGCCGCATCCTGTTCGACGGCGAAGAGATCGGCGCCATCCTGCCGCAGGCATTTGCGCGGCTGCCGCTGCGCAAGAGTATCCAGATGGTGTTCCAGGACCCGACCGACAGCCTCAACCCGCGCTTCACCGCTGTGCGAGCCATCGCCGATCCGCTTCTGCAGCTTGGCGATGTCAAAGGCCGCGACGCCTTGCGCGCCCGCTGCGAGGAGCTTGCCGGGCTGGTCGGCCTGCCGGTCAACCTGCTCGATCGCTTTCCGCACCAATTGTCCGGCGGCCAGAAGGCCCGCGTCGGCATCGCGCGCGCGATTGCGCTGCATCCCAAGCTCGTGATCCTCGACGAGCCGACGGCGGCGCTCGACGTCTCGGTTCAGGCGGTGGTGCTCAATCTGCTGCAGGATCTCAAGCAATCGATGGGCATGAGCTATTTGTTCGTGTCGCATGATCTGAATGTGGTGCGTTTGCTGTGCGATCGTGTCATCGTGATGCGCGCGGGACGAATCGTGGAGCAGGGCACATCCGAGCGCGTGCTCGGCGATCCGCAGGATGCCTATACGAAGGAATTGCTGACGGCGATCCCGCATCCGCCGTTGCCGGTTCACTAG
- a CDS encoding ABC transporter permease codes for MLTMIGKRLMFAIPSLIGVVIVTFLLTRALPGDPAAYFAGPAASKEAIEQIRKKLGFDKPLIEQFLRYTNDLAHGDFGNSLTTGQPVATEIRNRLPASAELTLLGLVVSIAIAIPLGMLAATRPGSWIDHLCRVTTTAGVSLPVFFTGLVLVYVFYFRLGWSPAPLGRLDVFYSAPPAVTGLYLIDALIAREFETFRSALSQMILPAATLAIFSLAPIARMTRASMLAVLASDFVRTARASGLSPSTVIVTYAFRNAMLPVITTLSMVFSFLLGANVLVEKVFAWPGIGSYAVEALISSDFAPVQGFVLTMAVMYVLLNLIIDILYGVIDPRVRLEG; via the coding sequence ATGCTGACCATGATCGGCAAGCGGCTGATGTTCGCGATCCCGTCGCTGATCGGGGTCGTGATCGTGACATTCCTCCTGACGCGCGCGCTGCCGGGTGACCCGGCCGCTTATTTCGCCGGGCCCGCGGCGAGCAAGGAAGCGATCGAGCAGATCCGCAAGAAACTCGGCTTCGACAAGCCGCTGATCGAGCAATTCCTGCGCTACACCAACGATCTCGCGCATGGCGATTTCGGCAACTCATTGACCACGGGCCAGCCGGTCGCGACCGAAATCCGCAACCGCCTGCCGGCTTCCGCCGAACTGACGCTGCTCGGCCTCGTCGTTTCGATCGCGATCGCGATTCCGCTCGGCATGCTCGCCGCCACCCGGCCGGGCTCCTGGATCGACCATCTCTGCCGCGTCACCACGACGGCCGGCGTATCGCTGCCGGTGTTCTTTACAGGCCTCGTGCTGGTCTATGTCTTCTATTTCAGGCTCGGCTGGTCGCCGGCGCCGCTCGGCCGGCTCGACGTGTTCTACAGCGCGCCACCGGCCGTGACCGGCCTCTATCTGATCGACGCGCTGATTGCGCGCGAATTCGAGACGTTTCGCTCGGCGCTGAGCCAGATGATCCTGCCGGCGGCGACGCTGGCGATCTTCTCGCTGGCGCCGATCGCGCGCATGACGCGGGCCTCGATGCTGGCGGTGCTGGCGTCCGACTTCGTCCGCACCGCGCGCGCCAGCGGGCTGTCGCCGTCGACCGTGATCGTAACCTACGCGTTTCGCAACGCCATGCTGCCGGTGATCACCACGCTCAGCATGGTGTTCTCGTTCCTGCTGGGCGCCAACGTGCTGGTCGAAAAAGTCTTCGCCTGGCCCGGTATCGGCTCCTACGCGGTGGAAGCGTTGATCTCATCGGACTTCGCGCCGGTGCAGGGTTTCGTGCTGACCATGGCGGTCATGTACGTGCTGCTCAATCTGATCATCGACATTCTCTACGGCGTAATCGATCCGCGCGTGCGGCTGGAAGGGTGA
- a CDS encoding ABC transporter substrate-binding protein, which yields MKRRDFLKSVTGVAAGAMVPAPAIWSAAKADARSETLLIVSESGPNNLDIHGVGTNVPGYEVSWNCYDRLISHEMKSGPGGVPYYDRDKFKPELAEDMNVGDMSVTFKLKKKATFHDGTPVTAKDVKWSLDRAVSVGGFPTFQMGAGSLTKTDQFVVVDDNTVRVDFAKKDRLTIPDLAVIVPCVVNSELVKKNAAEKDPWGLEYTKQQTAGSGAYKVTKWTAGTEVIMERNDAWVGGPMPKVKRVIWRMVPQAGNRRALLERGDADISYDLPNKDFVELKDNGKLNIVSVPYSNGVQYIGMNVKIPPFDNPKVREAVACAIPYQKIMDAVLFGLAKPMFGAAADKATEVAWPQPTKYVTDIARAKALLAEAGHPNGFETTLSFDLGFAGVNEPLCVLVQESLAQIGIKTTINKIPGANWRTELNKKVLPLYTNVFSGWLDYPEYFFIWCYDGKNSIFNTMSYQSKAMDEFISGAVDAAATGNTSKYDTDVKGFVDLAFKDIPRIPLYQPYVNVAMQKNVSGYQYWFHRRLDYRALVKA from the coding sequence ATGAAGCGTCGCGATTTCCTGAAATCCGTCACCGGAGTTGCCGCGGGCGCGATGGTGCCCGCGCCGGCGATCTGGTCCGCGGCCAAGGCTGATGCGCGGTCTGAGACGCTATTGATCGTCTCGGAAAGCGGCCCCAACAATCTCGACATTCATGGCGTCGGCACCAACGTGCCCGGCTATGAAGTGTCGTGGAATTGCTACGACCGCCTGATCAGCCACGAGATGAAGAGCGGTCCGGGCGGCGTGCCGTATTACGATCGCGACAAGTTCAAGCCCGAACTCGCCGAGGACATGAACGTCGGCGACATGTCGGTCACCTTCAAGCTGAAGAAGAAAGCCACGTTCCACGACGGCACGCCGGTCACGGCCAAGGACGTCAAGTGGTCGCTCGATCGCGCGGTGAGCGTCGGTGGTTTCCCGACGTTCCAGATGGGCGCAGGCTCTCTGACCAAGACCGACCAGTTCGTCGTCGTCGACGACAACACCGTGCGGGTCGATTTCGCCAAGAAGGACCGTCTCACGATTCCTGACCTTGCGGTCATCGTGCCCTGCGTCGTCAACTCGGAACTGGTGAAGAAGAACGCCGCCGAGAAGGATCCCTGGGGACTCGAATACACCAAGCAGCAGACCGCGGGCTCCGGCGCCTACAAGGTGACAAAGTGGACCGCCGGTACCGAAGTCATCATGGAGCGCAATGACGCCTGGGTTGGCGGCCCAATGCCGAAAGTCAAGCGCGTGATCTGGCGCATGGTACCGCAGGCCGGCAACCGGCGCGCGCTCCTGGAGCGCGGCGATGCCGACATCTCCTACGATCTGCCGAACAAGGATTTCGTCGAGCTGAAGGACAACGGCAAGCTCAACATCGTCTCGGTGCCGTATTCCAACGGCGTCCAGTATATCGGCATGAACGTCAAGATCCCGCCGTTCGACAACCCCAAGGTTCGCGAAGCCGTCGCCTGCGCGATCCCCTACCAGAAGATCATGGATGCGGTGCTGTTCGGTCTCGCCAAGCCAATGTTCGGCGCCGCTGCCGACAAGGCGACCGAAGTAGCGTGGCCGCAGCCGACCAAATACGTCACCGATATCGCCAGGGCCAAGGCGCTGCTGGCGGAGGCCGGTCATCCCAACGGTTTCGAGACAACGCTGTCGTTCGATCTCGGCTTTGCCGGCGTCAACGAACCACTCTGCGTGCTGGTGCAGGAGAGCCTCGCCCAGATCGGCATCAAGACCACCATCAACAAGATCCCCGGCGCCAACTGGCGCACCGAACTCAACAAGAAGGTGCTGCCGCTCTACACCAACGTGTTCTCCGGCTGGCTCGACTACCCCGAATATTTCTTCATCTGGTGCTACGACGGCAAGAATTCGATCTTCAACACCATGAGCTACCAGTCGAAGGCGATGGACGAATTCATCAGCGGCGCCGTCGACGCCGCGGCCACCGGCAACACCAGCAAATACGACACCGATGTAAAAGGTTTTGTCGATCTCGCCTTCAAGGACATCCCGCGCATTCCGCTGTATCAGCCCTACGTCAACGTCGCGATGCAGAAGAATGTGTCGGGCTATCAATACTGGTTCCACCGGCGTCTGGATTATCGCGCGCTGGTAAAGGCGTGA
- a CDS encoding ABC transporter permease: protein MSSVAPAVEPAGPARTSGLAAVFEHTRYVLGENRVTAFAFGLLIIILFAAIFGPTIVPYDPLASDTASALKPPSAAHWFGTDQLGRDIFSRVVVATRLDTFIAVASVALVFLMGGLAGIAAGYFGGWTDRIVGRIADTIMAFPLFVLAMGIVAALGNTVQNIIIATAIVNFPLYARVARAEANVRRDAGFVQAARLSGNGEMRILLVHILPNIMPIMIVQMSLTMGYAILNAAGLSFIGLGVRPPTAEWGIMVAEGAGFMVSGEWWIALFPGLALMIAVFCFNLLGDGLRDIVDPQRRT, encoded by the coding sequence ATGAGTAGCGTTGCGCCTGCCGTTGAACCCGCCGGTCCCGCACGTACCTCGGGATTGGCTGCGGTCTTCGAACATACCCGCTACGTGCTCGGCGAAAACCGCGTCACGGCGTTCGCTTTCGGCCTGTTGATCATCATCCTGTTCGCGGCGATCTTCGGCCCCACCATCGTGCCCTACGATCCGCTCGCCAGCGATACCGCGTCAGCCCTGAAGCCGCCGTCGGCGGCGCACTGGTTCGGCACCGACCAGTTGGGCCGCGACATTTTCAGTCGCGTCGTCGTCGCCACGCGGCTCGATACGTTCATCGCGGTTGCCTCCGTGGCGCTGGTGTTCCTGATGGGGGGCCTTGCCGGCATCGCCGCCGGCTATTTCGGCGGCTGGACCGACCGCATCGTCGGCCGCATCGCCGACACCATCATGGCGTTTCCGCTGTTCGTGCTGGCAATGGGCATCGTGGCGGCGCTCGGCAATACCGTACAGAACATCATCATCGCGACCGCGATCGTGAACTTTCCGCTCTACGCGCGCGTCGCGCGGGCCGAAGCGAACGTGCGCCGCGATGCCGGCTTCGTGCAGGCGGCGCGGTTGTCGGGCAACGGCGAAATGCGGATTCTGCTGGTGCACATCCTGCCCAACATCATGCCGATCATGATCGTGCAGATGTCGCTGACCATGGGCTATGCGATCCTCAACGCCGCCGGGCTCTCCTTCATCGGGCTCGGCGTGCGGCCGCCGACGGCGGAATGGGGCATCATGGTCGCGGAGGGCGCAGGCTTCATGGTTTCGGGCGAATGGTGGATCGCGCTGTTCCCCGGGCTTGCGCTGATGATCGCGGTGTTCTGCTTCAATTTGCTCGGCGACGGCCTGCGCGACATCGTCGATCCGCAGCGGAGGACGTGA